AGGGGTGGTTTctccctctcagagcctcagttttcccaggtACACAGCCAGGGTGGAGCAGTCTGAGCTACTTGACCTCTTTCATATCACAACCCCCCTCTGACAATTTAATGAAAGATACAAACCCTAGAAAAAATGCGTAGAGATGAAAAAATTGCATACACTTTGGGCGGGTCACGGACCCCACCCAGAATCCATAAACTCCAGGTGCAGCTGTTGGGAGGCAGTGTGGGGCACTGTTCAGGCCCCTGGGCTCTGGGGGCAGAGAGTCCTGGGTTCAGATTCTGACTCCCCCAggcactagctctgtgacctcagtCCTCTTAACAAAGTAGGTAATTACACTCATCTCACATGCTGTTGTGAGAACCCACTGAGACACTGCAGAAAAGGCTTCAGCCAGGCCCAGCACCATGGTGAGCAATCAGAAAGGGACTCCcaatatttaaggaaatatttcTCCAAGGGTGACCCATGGACCACCTGGATCAGAATCCCATGGCGGGACTTGTTTAAAATGCACGTTCCTGGACTTCTTGCCCAGAAAATCTGATTCTTCAGGTCTGGGATGGCGGCTAGGAGTATGCATTTTAAACCAGTCTCTGCCTCCCAATTCTACTGGGAGTTAGTCTGAGAAGCACTATGCTTTTCCCACCTCCACAGTCCAGGTCCTGGAAAGAGACTAAGTTTCCGGTAGGCTGGGAAGAGCAGAAAACAGGTGCAGGGATGGTGCAAGGGACGCCTCTGAGCGCCCTTCGGGGGCCCCCCTCCAGGGATGAGCAGAACCCGGGCTACCCCACCCCGTACCCTTCAGTGGGTCTTGGTGGTGCCTCTAGCTGCCCCCGATGTGAGGACCGACACCCTCCAGGCCAGGCGACACGGGGAGGGGCGACAGGGCCTCTGGGGAGCAGAAAGGAAAGTGAAACCTCCTGCCCAGCCTTTCGCTTTCGCCGCCTCCACTCGCCGTCCAGGTGGCCCCCGCGATCCCCTGTCGCGCTGGGGTCTGGCCGCCGCATTCCCAGACCTGGTCCCCGGAGCACTGTGTCCCCGATGGCCGGCGACCAATGGCGGAGGGACGAAGGGAGGGTCCCCGACAGCAGGCGACTCATGGCGGGGGCCCCCTGCGTCTCCGCGACTGGCTGGTGGCGCAGATCGAGAGCGGGCGCTACGCTGGGCTGCGCTGGGAGGACGCGGGCAAGACCCTCTTCCGCATCCCCTGGAAGCACGCAGCCAAGCAGGGCTACCAGGCGCAGCAGGACGCGGCGCTCTTCAGGGTAAGGATGCGCGGGCCGGGGGTCGCCAGCCCGGCCCGGGAGGGCTCTGCGCTCACACTGTCGCAGAGTCCGGAACCGACCCGACACGCTGTCACCTCGGGCCACAGGTTCACCCCTTAACCTCAGTTGTCTCTAGGTTGAGGGTAGTGTTCTGTATACATGGGAGACCCTCCCACACCCTCTTAAAAGAGAATCAGACAAGGGCTGCATAACCTGCACCATCCCCACGCCTCAGGggacctctcctccctctccttgaGGAAATTAGATGCCACCGCCACCATGGAAATTCCCTCCACTTCCCACCCGTAAACTGTTAACCCCAGCAGCTTCGGGGACATTTTCTGTGCTTTCCAACACCAGCCCTTCTCAGGGACCTCCTCCAGGGATGCCCTCCCTTTCCTTAGACACCATTAACTTCCTCCAAACTGGCTCTTTCCCACCAAGATTGAAACTGGAATCTCTCCCGTGAGCAAAAAGCAACCAACCGCATCCCAGGCCACCGCCACCATCCCAAACACCACGTCTCCAGCTCCTGCTTCTCTGGCCTCCCCTCTCCTTTCACAGGGTGAAGCACCTAGAAAGGGTCTTCTGGACATCAACGCCCTCACTCATaaacccctcccccccccagccCACAGTGTGGTTCCTCTCCCTCCTGCTAATGTCTCTAATTTTGCCAAATCCAAGGATGCCGTAACTATCATCTTCTTGGACCCCTGGGTGGGTTTGTGTCTAGTGGACCCTCCCTTCTTGAAACAGTCTCACTTGGTTTCCAGGAtctgtgtcccctccccactccaaccCTGACCTGTTttcctcctgccttcctggacCCCGCTTCTCAGCCTCCATCCCTTCTTCTCCTCTTTTGGGGCTCTCAGCACTCTCTCCTGGACCTCCCTCCTCACGTCCCACTCTCCCCTTCCACAGCCTCAGTGTGGAGCCCAGCgtttcccagcctcccagccaaGCCCCAAGCCTGCTGGTCTGACAGCCCAGACCTCTCAGACTCAGCACCTCCTTAATAGCACACTCATCAGCTCCCTCCTACAAACGTCTGTATTTCCCAAAATGGAAGATGGCACGGATCGCCACCTAGACCCCAGAGCTGGGCACCTGAACCCTGGCCGCTCCCCTCTCCTGCAATCTCATTCTAATCCATTTCCAAGGCCTTCGGCTCTTACTGCAGAACTGCTCTTTCGTCCGTCTACGTGGACCCGTTCCCACCATCTCTCACCAGGATAACTGAATGCCCTGCTTTCCCATCCCTCAGCTCTCCCCTCAGTCCTCCAGAGGTATATTTCTAAATGTAAATCTTGCCTTGACACTCTCCTACTCAGAGTCCTTCCGTGGCTCCCCATTGCTCTTGTGATAAAGTCCCAACTCCTTACCAAGACCTCAAAGCCCTGCATGAACTGCTCCTCCCTGGCCTCTGTCCGTCTCTCTCCACTCCTTCCCCAACCTTAGACCCAGCCAGACAGTTCCCTTCAGTCTCCAAATGCTTCCTGTCTCTCTCACCGTGAGAACTTTGTACATtctgttccccctgcctggaacaCCCTTTCTTCTTCACTTTCACTAGCCAACTCCCATCATGCTCAGCTTAAACATCTCTTACTAAAGACAAGCCTTCCCTGATGCGTTCATTTGCTTAATGCATTTATGAAGCTCTCAGTGCTTCTCCCAAGTCGTCCCTGATTCCTTCTGCTTCCTCCATGGAACCGCTTTCCCTATGAATTATAAGTGCCTTGTATGAGTCTGCCTCCTCCAGCTGCCCGTGGGTGGTGACCTTGAGtgcagtgcctggcccacagatAACTGGTTCAGGAAGTGAACAGGTGGTTACCTGGCCTGCCCCTTAAGGCTATGTGCCGTTCAGAAGTGGGAGATTCTGGGGACTGGCCCTCCCTGTCCCTCTTTGGCACTGCTTTAACCCATTCCTCAACACACCCCTGACACACACATGTGACTCCCTGGCTTCAGGCCCTCCTGGTGCCTCAAAGTCCACGGGATAAAGCTTGGCTTTCGAGGACATTCATGATCCAGCTTCAACCTGTCTTCTtcctttaattcctcttccccttcccccccaccacatacagttgatcctcattattcacagattccaTATTTACAAATTCTCTTACTCGCTAAAATTATATGTAATCTCAAAATTGATATTCAAGGCACTTTTGCAGCCATTCACAGACATGCAcaggatggcaaaaaaaaaaaattgtcaccaACATgcatgttcccagctgaggttgaGCAAGGTGACAACTCTAGTTTCAGCTCTTCTACTGTAAACAGGTGTCCTTTCGCAGACAATATTTAGTCCacgtttttaatatttttgtgctttttgttggtgatttcactgtttaaaatgaccCCCCAGCTTACACAGTGTTGCAGCGCTGTCAGTATTCCTGAGCACAGGAAGGCTGTGACGTCTGTAAGTTTCTTTCAGACGTGAGTTACAGGGTTGCTGGCCATGAGTTCACTGTTAATGAATGAACAgtttatattaaataaggtgtcctTCAACAGAAACGCTCATagaacaaggttatgtattgaccAGCTGATGAAAATGGGGTGACCAGAGGCGCGCAGGAACCTAGCCTTGTATTTCCCTTAGGAGTGATGGTTCAGTGTTTGCTGACTCAGTGGTTGTGTAAATTTTATAGAACACAACTACCAGGAATAACAAGAATCAACAGTACACATACCCTCAGACACGCACACCAGCTCCAGTCACACCAGGCTGCCCACTGTCCCCTGCGCGCATCACGCGCTTCCATGCCTTTGCTCGAGCTGTTCCCCCTGCCGGGAACGTCACTCCACCTGGCAACGTCCTATTTATCCTTCGAGGCCCaatttgattcattcaacaaatacttattgagcatctcctgtgtgccaggcaccacttTAAATGCTTAGGGGCACAGCAGTGTCCCCAAAGATCCCTCTCTCATCATGGTGACAACACCCTGTGCCTTGAGCCCAGGTTACCTTTGAGTTAGAGCATCCTTAACATAATGAATAAGTACTGCAATAAATAAGCAgcgtgtgccaggtgctgtgctaagcACATTACATAGACCGCTCATCTTACACGTGCCACAACCAGGTGAGGTTAGGTATTATTGGCACAGTTTACAGACAGCAAAATCAAGCCTTAAAGGTGTCACCACTGGCAAGAGACACCAACAGAGGAACTGTGGCTTTTCAGTCTGGTGTCGCACTAAGCCTGGGATCTCCGAGAGCAATGACTGAGTGTGATTTATCAGTTAAatcccccgccccccatccctgAAAGTGAGCAATGCGAACAAGACATCTCCTACTGTCCTCCCCTTTGACTACTGTGCTCCAGCCTCACTGGCCTTCCTTGAATCTCTCCTACCCCAGGACctctgcacttgctgttccttctacctAGTACAGCCTTCCCCCAGATCTTTGTCCGACTCCATCCTTCTTTTCAATCAGGCTTCAGCCCAAATGCCACTTCCTCCGTGAGGCCTTTTCTGATCACCCTCTCTAAAGCAGCccctcatatttatttatttatttagtccctCTACCACAACAGTCATTCTAATGTGTTTAATGAGTATCTTTGGTTTGTATGTTTTCTTGCAAAGTGGGCATTGCTGTTTCGTGTGTATTCTTACCTTATATACATCATAATTGTGTCATAGATCTCATTCTGTGTCTTACTTTTATTTCACTCAAGGTCATGCTCTGAAGATCTATTCTTGTTCTCTGtccatctaatttgtttctagatGCTGCCTAGAACTCTCCAGTGGGCATCTATTACACGCACTCCCCCACCTACTTTCCCAGGGATGGACACAAGTCTGCTTTCCAGACCACAAATAACGCTGCAGTGGATCCTTGCCCTGGTCCCCTCGTGAGCCTCTGTGAGAATTCCTTTGGAATTGGCATTTCTGCTCACAGGGTATGCTTATACTTAATTGGACTAGGCATGCCTGATTGCCCTCCAGAGACTCTGCTGCCATTCCATGCCCACCAACTGTGTCCACATCCCAACCAACTACTGGCTTATCCAACTGGCTAAATTTTGTAAGCTTACAGGTGATATCTCatacttttatttgcatttctctggcaCTAATGAGTTTCAGTACTTTCTCCTATGCTCATGGGATtctggtttcctcttctgtaaaccACCCATCCTTGTCCTTTGATAAGAATGTTTCTTTAGGGGATGCTTTCTGTTTCTTACTGATTTGCAGAAGTTCCTGTATGTTCTAGATCTTAGCCCCTTGCTGATTTCAGACATTGCAATGTTTTTGCCTTATGGTTCATGCCTTTAAAGTTTTGGTTAAGAAGGATTCTCTGCCCCAGAAGATTTTCTTCTACATTCTTTCCTATTAAGTTTATAGTCTTACCCCttacttttggttttttaatcATCTGCAGTCCACTTTGTTTGTGGCAATAGGTAAGGATTCCGTTTTATGGCTCTCCAGATAGCAAGTCACTGCCAGCATTTTATATCCCatcgtattttttttttatttatcacAATCCATAATTTGGAATATAGTTATTTCCTTTCAGCTGTTTGCGGCTGCCTTCTCCCATGAGACTTGAGTTCCTTGAGAACAGGGACCATGTATGTCTTGTTGTTCCCCATTTAGTCCTTAActtgggcctggcacacagcaggagctCAAGGAATATGTgttggatggagggagggaggaagagaaggaaggagggaggggctgaaggacagagggagagagagagaagggtggGAGGCAAGGCAGCCCTCATCCCTTTCCACGGCACCATCCCCATCTCCCACGCTATTCCTCCCCCAATGCCCCTGCTCACCCCCAGGCCTGGGCCATATACAAGGGCAAGCACCTAGAGGGCGTTGACAAGGAGGACCCCTCCACCTGGAAGACGCGGCTCCGCTGTGCCCTCAACAACAGCGCTGACTTCTGTGAGGTGCGCTCGCTCAACCAGCTGGACATCTCCAACCCCTACAAGGTCTACCGGCTCCTGTCTGCTGGTGCCCACAACCCAGGTACCATCCTGTCCCTGGAGGTAGCAGCTGAGGATGGCTCTCTGGGCAATAAGGACCTCacattgcccatctgtaaaatgggaaatggGCTTATTGAGCTTAAATAAGCTCATGGGCTGGTAAACCTAGAAGGACCTTACAGTTTATCTCCCCATTcgaaaaggaggaaactgagcccagagAGAGGTGGGCCTTGCCTGAGATCATGCAGTGAGCTGGGTTACTCTGGTCTGGGCTCACCTCAGACAAGGTTGGGGGGTTCCCCTTGGGGCCCAGGAAACCACAGACTATTTCTTACTTCATCCAGTTACCAGGGCTTGTGCCCCCTGTAAAGAGGAGGGCATTCTTCATAGCCAGCAGTTGCCCCCTGGAGAAGTGACAGAGCCGGCCTGCAAGACAGAAGAGCAGGTCAGTGTGTCCTTCCAGCCCCTACAGCCTTGCTAGCCCAGGCACCTCGCACCCATACCACCCCCTGTATAATCTCCAGCGCATTCATCTCATCCTCTCCATCAGCTCCTGCCCATCTCTGTTCCCATCCATCAGCTCTACTTCCTGCGTCTACTCTATCTCTGCCATCATTTTCATCTCCTTCATTCTATTCTCCTTGACTCCATCATTTCTGTCCCATCGTCTCCACCATCTTCACCTCCATCTCTCTGTCTGCGCCAGccctattttctcccatttcagcccctcttccctgTCATCATGGGATCAATCACTCTGTCCCCACTCATCCCATCAGATCCAGTTCCATCACTGTATTCCCTTCACCTGCATCACCTCTAGCTCTCATTGTTGCCATCACCCCATCATCTCTATCTCCATCACTGTCTGTGTCACTCTTACTCCACCCCATCACCTCTCCCCCGTCATCTGCGGTTCATTCCTCTGTTCCCATCTCCCCATTAGCCTGGTTCATTCCACTGTCCCAAGTGTCCCCATTCCATTGCTCTATCACCCCATTTCTATCACCCCATCTCCTCATTCACTGCTAGCACTTTTCTCTCCCTATCACAATGAGCTTCACCTCCAAAAACCCCATCAACTCTCTCTTTAACTCTACGGGGTAAACTTCAAAGTCCCTATCAAGCCCGGCTGGCTTTCAGTCTGTCCagacctccccctgccccagttTAGACTGTCTGGGAGCTCCTGTGGCCCACAGGTCTCCTCTTCCACCCTCACGACCCTTTCTCCCGATGCTCAGGTTGGCTCCAGATTAGACACAGAGGATAAAGACAAGAAGCAGCCCCCCAGgctggcctccctgcccccaggcccttTGGCTGGCCACAGTAAGGACTGGGTCTCCTCAcccacccctgcctcctcccCGGCCTCTTCCAGGACCTTGATCTAGGGGTCGAGGGACCCAGGGTGAGGCGATGCCTTACTGcttcccctccttctccaggGTACCAGGCTCAGGATCCTGCTCACCCCTGGGGCCCCTTGCCTTCTGAGGACTTCAGCAACCCCGGTAAGGAATCCGAAGGCCCTCTCCCCTGACCGCTGTGCAGAACTGGGGAGGACCTAGGGTTGGTGCCGAATAGCCTCTGTCTCCCACCCAAAGCACCCAGCCCAGACTCCAGATAACaacagctaacatttgttgagggCTTGGCTTATACCAGGCATCCTTCTACGTCCCCCCACAGCCCTGTGAGATAGATACTgccattcttcccattttacagatgcagaaaccagacacagaggttaagaaccctgcccaaggtcacacagttagtaaccCTGGGAAAGTTACTATCAGATCACAGCTCCTAAGGGGCAGTGAGAGATTAGAACCCAAGGGCCTGGCTGTAGAGCCCACAGCCCTAACCACTGAGCATACTGCTAGCTCTTCATATGGGAGGctgctgttttgttgttgttgttgctgttattattatgattattatttctaccggcattaaaaatatttacccgGAAGAAACTCCTAGAATCCCAGAAATTTGGGCTGGGAGGGCGTCAGTGTCATGCCCCCATTGTACTGATGGCCCCAGACCCTATGCTTTTGAAGCTCAACTACCAGTTTGTTTATACTGGAAGCTGCTATTATTTACTACCACCACTACTACTagaattactattattacttaTCGGGAGGGAGTGTCAAAAATTCCCGAGGTGGCGGCCGGGTGACCTCTGGGTTCCCTGCCCTGTTGTGAGGGGAGGGGAAGCCGGCGCCGCCAACGCCGGGCGCGCGTCCCCTCCCTCTCCCGCAGATTTTTGGCTGCACGTGCGACTCTTCTATGGCGCGGAGCTGGTGCGCGAAGCCACAGCGCGCGCGGCCGAGGGCTGCAGCCTGAGTCCGCGCgcagccgccgctgccgccgaGCTCCTGCTGGGGTCGCCGCCGCGCGTCGCGCAGGTTCGTTTCCCGGAGCCGCCGCCCAGCGCCCGCGTCCTGCGGCGCCTGCTGCCCCACCTGGAGCGCGGAGTGCTGCTCTGGGTGGCGCCCGAGGGCGTCTTCGCCAAGCGCCTGTGCCAGGGCCGTGTGTACTGGCGCGGCCCGCTCGCCCCGCACCGCGCGCGGCCCAACAAACTGGAGCGAGAGCGCACCTGCCAGCTCCTCGACACGCGCAGCTTCCTCGCGGGTAAGAGCGCGACAGCGGGGCCGCTGGCGGCGCGGGGCGGAGTGGCCGGGCACTGGGGTCGGCAAAGGAACTCGGACAGAGGAGAGTGGGCACACGAGATGTGGGCGCGGGGCGATGGACTTGACGATGCTGGGCTGGAGTGGGAATGGAAACAAAGGACATGACGCAGAAGCACCAGGGGTGGGAACGAATATGGGCATCGGGAGGGCTGGGCACAGATTAGACATAGGCGTATGGGAGGTGTAGGCACGAGGCAGGATGGGGCACTGGGTGTGGGACATAAGCATAGGACTTGGGCACGTGTTGTCATAGGGCGTTATGCATAGGGTGGGCATCGGGGGCACTGGACACACGATAGGCATAGGTGAGTGGCAGTGGGCATGGGGTGGGCATAAAGGCATGATAGCGAGCATAGGGCACGAGGCACGGGGCATGAAACCTAGAAGTGGGAGCAGATGTGGGACATGAGGCAGGTGTGGGGACGTGGAAGTGGGCATAGGGCATGGGCAcacaatggggatgtgggcttacGGGACGTGTGCATAGGATGTGAGCACAAGGTGGGCACCAGGTGGGACGCCCCATCTTGGCCCAGACCCCACAGTCTCGGTGCCCATAGAACTGAGAGCCCACCTGCATCATGGTCGCCAGGAGCCCGAGTACCAGATCCGGCTGTGCTTTGGCGAGGAGTACCCGGGGCCCCCGGACCAGCCTGAGGAGCGTCTCATTATGGCCCATGTGAGTCACCTCCCACTCCAGCGGAGAACCACACCCTCCAGCCTCCCCGAACGGCCTCACTGCTCCCTCCAGTCCCAGCTCCGCTCTGGACCTGCCTTATCTGATCTGGAAGACCTTGCGTGTAAAATGCATGTGGAGAGGAGCTGTCACTCCCGCCCCCCGACCCCAACAAAGGGTGTGGGTAAAGGGGAAGGTTGGCTTattgccccaccccacccccaccccgcaggTGGAGCCAGTCTTCGCGCGGGAGCTCCTCCTAC
The sequence above is a segment of the Orcinus orca chromosome 16, mOrcOrc1.1, whole genome shotgun sequence genome. Coding sequences within it:
- the LOC101288148 gene encoding interferon regulatory factor 4-like, with amino-acid sequence MAEGRREGPRQQATHGGGPLRLRDWLVAQIESGRYAGLRWEDAGKTLFRIPWKHAAKQGYQAQQDAALFRAWAIYKGKHLEGVDKEDPSTWKTRLRCALNNSADFCEVRSLNQLDISNPYKVYRLLSAGAHNPGTILSLEVAAEDGSLGNKDLTLPICKMGNGLIDWVTLVWAHLRQGWGVPLGAQETTDYFLLHPVTRACAPCKEEGILHSQQLPPGEVTEPACKTEEQVGSRLDTEDKDKKQPPRLASLPPGPLAGHRYQAQDPAHPWGPLPSEDFSNPDFWLHVRLFYGAELVREATARAAEGCSLSPRAAAAAAELLLGSPPRVAQVRFPEPPPSARVLRRLLPHLERGVLLWVAPEGVFAKRLCQGRVYWRGPLAPHRARPNKLERERTCQLLDTRSFLAELRAHLHHGRQEPEYQIRLCFGEEYPGPPDQPEERLIMAHVEPVFARELLLHSKLHGQVPRWRVPSPASPTASLTC